A single region of the Nicotiana sylvestris chromosome 6, ASM39365v2, whole genome shotgun sequence genome encodes:
- the LOC104217026 gene encoding uncharacterized protein, with translation MSSFNPFTSILNQNKLEGLNYVDWKRNLDIVLTAEGYKFVITEECLEKPENATDDQVKAYDKWVKADEMAQSSVYGSAYDMLESLKDMFDEQNRAAKQTTMKSLLNTKMAEGSSVRDHVLKMMSLLNELEVLGAVIDKESQVEMVL, from the exons ATGTCTTCATTCAACCCATTTACCTCAATTTTAAACCAAAACAAGTTAGAAGGACTGAATTATGTTGACTGGAAAAGGAACCTTGATATTGTCCTAACTGCTGAAGGTTACAAATTTGTAATCACTGAGGAGTGCCTAGAAAAACCCGAAAATGCTACCGATGATCAGGTTAAGGCCTATGACAAATGGGTTAAGGCTGATGAGATGGCGCAAT CATCAGTCTATGGGTCTGCTTATGATATGCTCGAAAGTCTCAAAGATATGTTCGATGAGCAAAATCGTGCAGCTAAGCAGACAACTATGAAATCCCTTTTGAACACCAAGATGGCTGAAGGATCATCGGTCAGGGACCATGTTCTGAAAATGATGAGTCTTTTGAATGAACTGGAGGTCCTTGGAGCTGTGATTGATAAGGAGTCTCAAGTTGAGATGGTCCTATAG
- the LOC138870308 gene encoding secreted RxLR effector protein 161-like, producing the protein MKDLGHAAHILGIKLMRDRKQRILGLSQALYIDTILTRFGMQDSKKGFLPFRHGISMSKDQSPKMTDEIEKMKAVPYASAVGSLMYAMLCTRPDICFTVGMVSRFQFNPGREHWTDVKHIINYLKRTRDYMLVYHSGDLAPVGYTDSDFQSDRDSRKSTSGYVFTLGGRAISWRSIKQSCVADSTMEAEYVAASEAAKEAIWLRNFLKELNVVPSVQAPIVLYCDCKHVIFAQYENYSQKKNSKK; encoded by the coding sequence atgaaagacttgggacaTGCAGCACATATCCTTGGGATCAAGCTTATGCGAGATCGCAAGCAAAGGATATTAGGCTTGTCCCAAGCACTTTATATTGATACTATTCTCACCAGGTTTGGCATGCAAGATTCCAAGAAAGGGTTTCTCCCCTTTAGACATGGAATCTCTATGTCAAAAGATCAGTCCCCAAAAATGACTGATGAGATAGAAAAGATGAAGGCGGTCCCTTATGCTTCTGCTGTAGGGAGTCTTATGTATGCTATgctatgtactagacctgatatttgCTTTACTGTTGGCATGGTTAGTAGATTTCAGTTTAACCCTGGTCGAGAACACTGGACTGATGTTAAGCATATAATCAATTACTTGAAGAGGACTAGGGATTATATGTTGGTGTATCACTCAGGTGATCTTGCACCCGTTGGCTATACTGATTCAGATTTCCAGTCAGATAGAGACTCTAGAAAATCTACCTCAGGATATGTTTTTACCTTAGGAGGTCGAGCCATAAGTTGGAGGAGCATCAAGCAATCATGTGTTGCTGATTCCACCATGGAAGCCGAATATGTGGCTGCATCTGAGGCAGCTAAAGAGGCTATTTGGCTCAGGAACTTTCTAAAAGAGCTTAATGTGGTTCCTTCGGTTCAAGCACCAATTGTACTTTATTgtgactgtaagcacgtgatttttgcccaatatgagaattactcccaaaaaaaaaattcaaaaaaataa